From a single Sphingobium lignivorans genomic region:
- a CDS encoding OmpA family protein: MRKLGIAIALASTAMASPSLAKDKSWYIGAEVGAMIAEDADSTYDNGVTANTPHKTGYDAGGMVGYDFGGFRLEAEYSHKKAMNKQTNYSNLSTNLSGGQMRIDSLMLNGLLDFGPDDGLQGFIGGGVGIARSKISLPDTRDSDSGFAWQALAGVRYPVTTNVDLSLKYRYFNHDDIKLRNTRGVGLESEASTHSILAGIIYNFGGAEPAPPPPPPPPPPPPPPPPPPPPPPPPPVVQCAPGPYIVFFEWDSADITPDAASILDNAISAYANCGSASVMLAGHADKSGSPRYNMGLSARRNTAVRGYLTSRGISDGVISSEAFGETRPRVETADGVRELQNRRVEITYGPGSGN; encoded by the coding sequence ATGCGGAAGCTTGGCATTGCCATAGCGCTCGCGTCGACTGCGATGGCCTCGCCATCGCTGGCCAAGGACAAGTCCTGGTACATTGGTGCCGAAGTTGGTGCGATGATCGCCGAGGACGCGGACTCGACGTATGATAATGGCGTTACCGCGAACACGCCGCACAAGACCGGCTATGATGCTGGCGGCATGGTCGGCTACGACTTCGGCGGTTTCCGTCTCGAAGCGGAATATTCGCACAAGAAGGCGATGAACAAGCAGACCAACTATTCGAACCTCTCGACGAACCTGTCGGGTGGCCAGATGCGCATCGACTCGCTGATGCTCAACGGTCTGCTCGACTTCGGTCCGGACGATGGTCTGCAGGGCTTCATCGGCGGTGGCGTCGGTATCGCCCGTTCGAAGATCTCTCTCCCCGACACGCGCGATTCGGACAGCGGCTTCGCCTGGCAGGCTCTCGCCGGCGTCCGTTATCCGGTGACCACGAACGTCGATCTGTCGCTGAAGTATCGCTACTTCAACCACGACGACATCAAGCTGCGGAACACCCGTGGCGTGGGTCTCGAATCCGAGGCCAGCACGCACAGCATCCTGGCGGGCATCATCTACAACTTCGGTGGCGCCGAGCCGGCTCCGCCGCCTCCGCCCCCGCCCCCGCCGCCCCCGCCGCCGCCTCCCCCGCCGCCTCCGCCGCCTCCGCCTCCGCCGGTGGTGCAGTGTGCGCCTGGGCCGTACATCGTGTTCTTCGAGTGGGATAGCGCCGACATCACGCCGGACGCTGCCTCGATCCTCGACAACGCGATCTCGGCTTATGCCAACTGCGGCAGCGCGTCGGTCATGCTGGCCGGCCACGCGGACAAGTCCGGTTCGCCCCGCTACAACATGGGTCTGTCGGCTCGCCGCAACACGGCGGTGCGCGGTTACCTGACCTCGCGTGGCATTTCGGACGGCGTGATTTCGTCCGAGGCCTTCGGTGAGACCCGTCCGCGTGTCGAAACCGCCGATGGCGTCCGTGAACTCCAGAACCGTCGCGTGGAAATCACCTACGGTCCGGGTTCGGGCAACTAA
- a CDS encoding GTA-gp10 family protein — MSGANPARGEATLCVGDRLMTVRPSFAALVAAESETGPLLALVDRAAEGRLTLAEMEALLWHCLVDRPETMARATLGEALLAQGLGAAMPAIRAILRQALAGVQ; from the coding sequence GTGAGCGGCGCCAATCCTGCCCGCGGCGAGGCGACGCTGTGCGTCGGCGACCGGCTGATGACGGTGCGCCCCAGCTTCGCCGCGCTGGTGGCGGCGGAAAGCGAGACGGGGCCGCTGCTGGCGCTGGTCGACCGGGCGGCCGAAGGGCGACTGACGCTCGCGGAGATGGAAGCGCTGCTTTGGCATTGCCTTGTCGACCGGCCGGAGACGATGGCGCGGGCCACGCTGGGCGAGGCGCTGCTGGCGCAGGGACTGGGCGCCGCCATGCCGGCGATCCGCGCGATCCTGCGGCAGGCGCTGGCCGGCGTGCAATGA
- a CDS encoding NlpC/P60 family protein, protein MTLHDSIAAEALALVGAPFRLHGRSERTGLDCVGLAALALRRAGVPVHRLPAYRLRGTAPDHAAAALREAGLLPADDPRPGDILLVRSGPMQLHLMIETRRGLVHAHAGLGRAVLMPPPSPWPLLGRWRCAPREEGS, encoded by the coding sequence ATGACCCTTCACGATTCCATCGCGGCCGAAGCGCTGGCGCTGGTCGGTGCGCCATTCCGGCTGCACGGGCGCTCCGAGCGGACCGGCCTGGACTGCGTGGGGCTCGCGGCGCTGGCGCTGCGGCGCGCGGGCGTGCCGGTGCACCGCCTGCCGGCCTACCGGCTGCGGGGAACCGCGCCCGACCATGCCGCCGCCGCCCTGCGCGAGGCCGGCCTGCTGCCGGCGGACGATCCCCGGCCGGGCGACATCCTGCTGGTGCGCAGCGGGCCGATGCAGCTTCATCTCATGATCGAGACCCGCCGGGGGCTGGTCCATGCCCATGCCGGGCTTGGCCGCGCCGTGCTGATGCCGCCGCCATCCCCCTGGCCGCTGCTCGGGCGCTGGCGATGCGCGCCGCGAGAGGAAGGGAGCTAG
- a CDS encoding head-tail connector protein: protein MTVTISTGGPLAVPLDDLKAYLQISLPDEDAALTGLIRAASETAERFIGQLLIARAVDEIVPAASAWRPLAIRPVQAITAVFGIPAEGAEFTLPVENYTIDIGADGTGRVRVANPGAAGRIRVTYVAGLASEAAALPDAIRHAIVRLAGERHARREGLETELPASVSALLRPWRRMVLA from the coding sequence ATGACTGTCACGATCTCGACCGGCGGGCCGCTCGCGGTGCCGCTCGACGACCTCAAGGCCTATCTGCAGATCAGCCTGCCGGACGAGGATGCGGCACTGACCGGCCTCATTCGCGCCGCCAGCGAAACCGCGGAGCGCTTTATCGGCCAGCTGCTGATCGCGCGGGCGGTGGACGAGATCGTCCCCGCCGCCAGCGCATGGCGGCCGCTGGCGATCCGGCCGGTGCAGGCGATCACCGCAGTTTTCGGCATTCCGGCGGAGGGCGCGGAATTCACCTTGCCGGTCGAAAACTACACGATCGACATCGGCGCGGACGGCACCGGGCGCGTGCGTGTGGCCAATCCCGGCGCTGCGGGCCGCATCCGCGTGACTTATGTCGCGGGGCTCGCCAGCGAGGCGGCGGCCCTGCCGGACGCGATCCGCCATGCCATCGTGCGGCTGGCGGGCGAGCGCCATGCGCGACGCGAAGGGCTGGAAACGGAGCTGCCGGCATCGGTCAGCGCGCTGCTGCGGCCCTGGCGGCGCATGGTGCTGGCATGA
- a CDS encoding phage tail assembly chaperone, translating to MSFAQAARRLAGQAGLLLGWRPDEFWRATPDELADAFAALRAIGDASGTVGAGNPLDRASLGQLMEAHPDE from the coding sequence ATGAGCTTTGCGCAGGCGGCGCGACGGCTCGCGGGACAGGCGGGCCTGCTGCTCGGCTGGCGGCCGGACGAATTCTGGCGCGCCACGCCTGACGAACTGGCCGACGCCTTCGCCGCGCTGCGGGCGATCGGCGATGCGAGCGGCACGGTGGGGGCGGGCAATCCGCTGGACCGGGCCTCGCTGGGGCAATTGATGGAGGCACATCCCGATGAATGA
- a CDS encoding DUF2460 domain-containing protein, which produces MAYWLADARRHQESGVIKRFSPPFWTVDFPRPMMASVVTQGADGLRIDAVFHGSGDLAGLIWESEDRWDHPLLRYETRRDHGGCRLSFRWRSAGMKPLDAVHGPTLTIEGRDASGVPRSWYVRLWNYAAGDPEDARITLDFDALNGGFLLPDEADAVYPGDIDRMFISLVPAAYDAGDTLFPEAAEAWVEISGMRCDGPGSVLAIGDIMVPEHGLSIATGYDDTYNQTPERLLRQALALGYRGAINHYVGMSHYMRLAPVSDGFEASLAGGALAMPCARWHADFAARCVALGFGLILSLSYELFDAYCPAAWKQRAWDGAPALTGWVPPSTLLSPAHDGATAYLAAVARAFVAIVRDAGLAVRFQIGEPWWWIMPDGRPCLYDDAARLALGGAPPEIPTVRGPLDAAQIALLDEAGALLAASTATVREAVLDEAIEAETLLLVYLPSVLDPAAPELKRANVPVGWAAPAFDRLQIEDYDWVTEGRVALSAAGRAAMNARLGYPPGAQHYLAGFVPAGLAADETATAWSRIAAAAEAAMERGHAATFIWALPQVARDGFTFFDLQGDADVQAFDDIAFPLDIGRRAQVAPTFSTRVIESVSGHEQRSTQWADARLHFDAGPGVRSEADIATLIAFFRARRGAARGFRFRDPFDHASASSGAMVSATDQSLGTGDGATAHFRLLKRYGEGPDAQVRFITRPEEGTIRVALDGVEQAGGWHHAGLGQIAFETAPAAGTSVTAGFLFDVPVRFAEDRLDIDRETFAAGAVPSVPLVEIRE; this is translated from the coding sequence ATGGCTTACTGGCTGGCCGATGCCCGGCGCCATCAGGAGAGCGGCGTCATCAAGCGCTTCTCGCCGCCGTTCTGGACGGTCGATTTCCCCCGGCCGATGATGGCCTCGGTCGTGACGCAGGGCGCGGACGGACTGCGCATCGACGCGGTGTTCCACGGCTCGGGTGATCTTGCGGGCCTCATCTGGGAGTCGGAGGACCGCTGGGATCATCCGTTGCTGCGCTACGAGACGCGGCGGGACCATGGCGGTTGCCGGCTGTCCTTCCGCTGGCGCAGCGCAGGCATGAAGCCGCTGGATGCGGTCCACGGGCCGACCCTGACCATCGAGGGGCGGGATGCCTCCGGCGTGCCCCGCTCATGGTATGTGCGGCTGTGGAACTACGCGGCGGGCGATCCGGAAGATGCGCGGATCACGCTCGATTTCGATGCGCTCAATGGCGGTTTCCTGCTGCCCGACGAAGCCGACGCCGTCTATCCCGGCGACATCGACCGAATGTTCATTTCCCTCGTACCGGCGGCTTATGACGCGGGCGACACGCTGTTCCCGGAAGCGGCCGAGGCCTGGGTCGAGATCAGCGGCATGCGCTGCGACGGCCCGGGTTCGGTGCTCGCCATCGGGGACATCATGGTGCCCGAGCACGGCCTTTCCATCGCGACTGGCTATGACGACACCTATAACCAGACGCCCGAGCGGCTGCTGCGGCAGGCGCTGGCGCTGGGCTATCGCGGCGCGATCAATCATTATGTCGGCATGAGCCATTATATGCGGCTCGCGCCCGTCTCCGACGGCTTCGAGGCGAGTCTGGCCGGCGGTGCTCTGGCGATGCCCTGCGCGCGCTGGCACGCGGACTTCGCGGCGCGCTGCGTGGCGCTGGGGTTCGGGCTCATCCTCTCGCTCTCATACGAGCTGTTCGATGCCTATTGCCCGGCGGCCTGGAAGCAGCGGGCCTGGGACGGGGCACCGGCCCTGACCGGATGGGTGCCGCCATCGACCCTGCTCTCCCCGGCGCATGACGGCGCGACGGCCTATCTGGCGGCAGTGGCCCGCGCCTTCGTCGCCATCGTGCGCGACGCGGGGCTGGCGGTGCGGTTCCAGATCGGCGAGCCCTGGTGGTGGATCATGCCGGACGGGCGGCCCTGCCTCTATGACGATGCCGCGCGGCTGGCGCTGGGCGGCGCGCCACCGGAAATCCCGACCGTGCGTGGCCCGCTCGACGCGGCGCAGATCGCCTTGCTCGACGAAGCGGGTGCGTTGCTCGCGGCCTCCACGGCGACGGTGCGGGAAGCGGTGCTGGACGAAGCGATCGAAGCGGAGACGCTGCTGCTGGTCTATCTCCCGAGCGTGCTCGACCCTGCCGCGCCGGAGCTCAAGCGGGCGAACGTGCCGGTCGGCTGGGCGGCGCCGGCCTTCGACCGGCTGCAGATCGAGGATTATGACTGGGTGACGGAAGGGCGCGTGGCGCTCTCGGCGGCGGGACGCGCGGCGATGAACGCGCGGCTCGGCTATCCCCCCGGTGCACAGCATTATCTCGCCGGCTTCGTGCCCGCCGGGCTGGCGGCCGACGAGACGGCGACCGCCTGGTCGCGGATCGCGGCGGCGGCGGAAGCAGCGATGGAGCGCGGCCATGCCGCGACATTCATCTGGGCACTGCCGCAGGTCGCGCGGGACGGCTTCACATTCTTCGATCTTCAGGGAGACGCCGACGTGCAGGCATTCGACGACATCGCCTTTCCGCTCGACATCGGCCGCCGGGCGCAAGTGGCGCCGACCTTCTCGACGCGCGTGATCGAAAGCGTGTCCGGCCATGAACAGCGCAGCACCCAGTGGGCGGACGCGCGGCTCCATTTCGACGCCGGACCGGGCGTGCGCTCCGAAGCGGACATCGCGACGCTGATCGCCTTCTTCCGGGCGCGACGAGGCGCGGCGCGGGGCTTTCGTTTCCGCGATCCCTTCGATCATGCATCCGCGTCATCCGGCGCCATGGTGAGCGCGACCGACCAGAGCCTCGGCACCGGCGACGGCGCGACGGCGCACTTCCGCCTGCTCAAGCGCTATGGCGAAGGACCGGACGCGCAGGTGCGCTTCATCACCCGGCCGGAAGAGGGCACGATCCGGGTCGCGCTGGACGGGGTCGAGCAGGCGGGCGGGTGGCATCATGCCGGCCTCGGCCAGATCGCTTTCGAGACCGCCCCGGCCGCGGGCACGAGCGTGACCGCGGGCTTCCTGTTCGACGTGCCGGTGCGGTTCGCGGAGGATCGTCTGGACATCGACCGGGAGACCTTCGCGGCAGGCGCGGTGCCCTCGGTCCCGTTGGTGGAAATCCGCGAATGA
- a CDS encoding phage tail protein, translating into MATLVLTALGSVIGGPLGAIGAAMGGAIGAVAGQAIDGLIFRPGPQSGPRLNDLQVQTSRYGARIPRIYGTVRVAGTVIWSTDLIESSSTSGGGKGQPSITRYSYSASFAVALSSRPIAGIGRIWADGNLLRGAAGDWKSPVSAFRIHHGGEDQPVDPLIAADVGIAAAPACRGCAYVLFEGLDLADFGNRIPSLTFELFADAAPPGLASILSDLAGEPVTHAGDEDEPHLAGFAAEGSNLRETVTPLTDVFGMRWREREGAAALGRGTWTGRTLARAHAIRSLDGRAVEEGTKRRDAIETVPARLTIRHHDPDRDFQIGSQSAERPGPGLREESLDLPAVLTATQARTLAGQRLRAAGRERSRCTRAMDWTALDLAPGDIVALEGEPGRWLVEASDWEDMAVRLTLRAVRAGARPDASAGDPGAVVREPDLAQGPTSLAIVEWPPDGATLATAPQVCVAATGADAGWRRAALFRTLTDPPGDEPIGRTAPRAVIGTALTALPAGAAWRIDRRSYVEVELDNAADALTSIEDDALISGGNPCQIGQEMLLFGEAEPLAPRRYRLSRLIRGWRGTEWAAVTHEAGERFLFLDPARLAAVALTSADAGRLLTLKAIGSGDLTPAVSHRAIEGIAMLPLSPVHGRVKPAGGGDLSIGWIRRSRLGWLWSDHADSPLGEETEAYLLRVTAGGIILREWETSTHATLYGAAERSADLLAADGHPLRMEIRQRGMWGLSRPLVLDIA; encoded by the coding sequence ATGGCGACACTTGTTCTGACGGCGCTGGGCAGCGTGATCGGCGGACCGCTGGGTGCGATCGGCGCGGCCATGGGCGGCGCCATCGGCGCGGTGGCGGGGCAGGCGATTGACGGTCTGATCTTTCGCCCCGGCCCGCAATCCGGCCCGCGCCTGAACGACCTGCAGGTCCAGACCTCCCGATATGGCGCGCGCATTCCGCGCATCTACGGGACGGTGCGCGTGGCGGGCACGGTGATCTGGTCCACCGATCTCATCGAGAGCAGCAGCACCAGCGGGGGCGGGAAGGGCCAGCCGAGCATCACGCGCTACAGCTATTCGGCAAGCTTCGCGGTGGCGCTTTCCTCCCGTCCGATCGCCGGCATCGGCCGCATCTGGGCGGACGGTAACCTGCTGCGCGGCGCGGCAGGCGACTGGAAATCGCCGGTAAGCGCCTTTCGCATCCATCATGGCGGGGAGGACCAGCCGGTCGATCCGCTGATCGCGGCGGATGTGGGCATCGCGGCGGCGCCGGCCTGCCGGGGCTGCGCCTATGTGCTGTTCGAGGGACTGGACCTTGCCGATTTCGGCAACCGCATTCCCTCGCTGACCTTCGAGCTGTTCGCGGACGCCGCGCCGCCGGGCCTCGCGTCGATCCTCTCCGATCTGGCGGGCGAGCCCGTGACCCATGCCGGAGACGAGGACGAGCCGCATCTTGCCGGCTTTGCCGCCGAGGGAAGCAACCTGCGCGAGACGGTGACGCCGCTGACGGACGTCTTCGGGATGCGCTGGCGGGAGCGGGAAGGGGCCGCCGCGCTCGGTCGCGGCACCTGGACGGGCCGGACGCTGGCGCGCGCCCACGCGATCCGAAGTCTGGATGGCCGGGCCGTGGAAGAGGGAACGAAGCGCCGGGACGCCATCGAGACCGTGCCGGCACGCCTCACCATCCGCCATCATGATCCCGACCGCGACTTCCAGATCGGCAGCCAGTCGGCGGAACGGCCGGGGCCGGGGCTGCGCGAGGAGAGCCTCGATCTCCCGGCCGTACTGACCGCGACGCAGGCCCGCACACTCGCCGGGCAGCGGCTGCGCGCCGCGGGGCGCGAGCGCAGCCGCTGCACGCGCGCCATGGACTGGACCGCACTCGATCTTGCCCCGGGCGACATCGTGGCGCTGGAGGGCGAACCGGGGCGCTGGCTCGTCGAGGCGAGCGACTGGGAAGACATGGCCGTGCGCCTGACGCTGCGCGCGGTGCGGGCGGGTGCGCGGCCGGACGCATCCGCAGGCGATCCGGGCGCCGTGGTGCGCGAGCCGGATCTGGCGCAGGGGCCGACCAGCCTCGCAATCGTAGAATGGCCGCCGGACGGGGCGACGCTGGCCACGGCGCCGCAGGTCTGCGTCGCAGCGACGGGCGCCGACGCAGGCTGGCGCCGCGCTGCGCTGTTCCGGACCCTTACCGATCCGCCGGGCGACGAGCCGATCGGCCGCACCGCGCCGCGGGCCGTGATCGGCACGGCGTTGACCGCGCTGCCGGCCGGCGCGGCGTGGCGCATCGATCGCCGCAGCTACGTCGAGGTGGAACTCGACAATGCGGCCGACGCGCTGACCTCGATCGAGGACGATGCGCTCATCAGCGGCGGCAATCCCTGCCAGATTGGGCAGGAAATGCTGCTGTTCGGAGAGGCCGAACCGCTGGCGCCCCGGCGCTATCGCCTGTCCCGCCTGATCCGCGGCTGGCGCGGTACGGAATGGGCGGCGGTCACCCATGAGGCTGGCGAGCGCTTCCTTTTCCTCGATCCCGCGCGACTCGCGGCCGTGGCGCTGACATCCGCTGATGCGGGACGGTTGCTGACGCTGAAAGCCATCGGCAGCGGCGATCTGACCCCGGCCGTTTCACACAGGGCAATCGAAGGCATCGCCATGCTGCCGCTCTCTCCGGTGCATGGCCGCGTAAAGCCCGCCGGGGGCGGGGACCTGTCGATCGGCTGGATCAGGCGCAGCCGTCTCGGCTGGCTCTGGTCGGACCATGCCGACAGCCCGCTGGGGGAGGAGACGGAAGCCTATCTGCTGCGGGTGACCGCCGGGGGCATCATCCTGCGGGAATGGGAAACGTCAACTCACGCCACCCTTTATGGTGCCGCCGAGCGGAGCGCGGACCTGCTCGCTGCCGATGGGCATCCGCTGAGGATGGAAATCCGGCAGCGGGGCATGTGGGGCCTGAGCCGCCCGCTCGTGCTCGACATCGCCTGA
- a CDS encoding tail tape measure protein — MDEDWPNDGDWQTAQAELARTRGEAAGLRDEIAQLASGAERASRTIEAGLLRAVRTGRFGFEDLGKVALSVMAQIAQAAVRNGMNAALGGGSAGQAGLAGLGTSLVAGLLGLPGRATGGPVAPGRAYLVGERGPELFLPTSSGQILPGAGGPGAARDVRVAITVQGTGQDAPRALARSARQVARAVRGALME; from the coding sequence ATGGACGAGGACTGGCCGAATGACGGCGACTGGCAGACGGCGCAGGCGGAGTTGGCGCGCACGCGCGGCGAGGCCGCCGGACTGCGCGACGAGATCGCCCAGCTTGCCTCCGGCGCCGAGCGGGCAAGCCGGACGATCGAAGCCGGCCTGCTGCGCGCGGTGAGGACGGGGCGGTTCGGCTTCGAGGATCTGGGCAAGGTCGCGCTCTCCGTGATGGCGCAGATCGCGCAGGCGGCCGTGCGCAACGGCATGAACGCGGCGCTGGGCGGCGGCAGCGCGGGGCAGGCCGGCCTTGCGGGACTGGGGACGAGCCTGGTCGCCGGACTGTTGGGTCTGCCGGGCCGGGCGACCGGCGGGCCGGTCGCGCCCGGCCGCGCCTATCTGGTCGGCGAGCGCGGGCCCGAGCTGTTCCTGCCGACGAGCAGCGGGCAAATCCTGCCCGGGGCCGGGGGGCCGGGCGCCGCGCGGGACGTGCGCGTGGCGATCACCGTCCAAGGCACCGGGCAGGACGCGCCGCGCGCGCTCGCCCGCAGTGCGCGGCAAGTGGCCCGGGCGGTGCGCGGTGCGCTGATGGAATAG
- a CDS encoding Bax inhibitor-1 family protein produces the protein MANWPDPRTTSAGFGGISTRADDAAFDAGLRSYMLSIYNYMASGVLVTGIVALLFAQSGFAAQILLGPGPLKYLLMFAPLGFVMVLSFGINRLQTGTAQMLYWAYCVVMGLSMASIFLVYTGESIAQTFFATAAAFAGLSLYGYTTKRDLSGFGTFLIMGVVGILVASVINLFLQSSALGLVVSILGVLIFAGLTAYDTQRLKSMYSYVAGTDMMGKAVIMGALSLYLDFVNMFMFLLRFMGSRE, from the coding sequence ATGGCGAACTGGCCGGATCCCCGGACAACCTCGGCGGGTTTTGGCGGCATCTCGACGCGCGCGGACGACGCTGCCTTCGATGCAGGTCTGCGGTCCTATATGCTGTCGATCTACAACTATATGGCGAGCGGTGTGCTGGTGACGGGCATCGTCGCCTTGCTGTTCGCGCAGAGCGGCTTTGCCGCGCAGATCCTGCTCGGCCCCGGCCCGCTCAAATATCTGCTGATGTTTGCGCCGCTCGGCTTCGTGATGGTGCTCAGCTTTGGCATCAACCGGCTGCAGACCGGCACCGCGCAGATGCTCTACTGGGCCTATTGCGTCGTGATGGGGCTTTCCATGGCCTCCATCTTCCTGGTCTACACCGGCGAATCCATCGCGCAGACCTTCTTCGCGACGGCGGCGGCTTTCGCGGGCCTCAGCCTCTACGGCTACACCACCAAGCGTGATCTGTCGGGCTTCGGCACGTTCCTGATCATGGGCGTCGTCGGCATCCTGGTCGCGTCGGTCATCAATCTGTTCCTGCAGTCGAGCGCGCTCGGCCTCGTGGTGAGCATCCTGGGCGTGCTGATCTTCGCTGGCCTTACCGCCTACGACACGCAGCGGCTCAAGAGCATGTACAGCTATGTCGCGGGCACGGACATGATGGGCAAGGCCGTCATCATGGGTGCGCTGTCGCTATACCTCGACTTCGTGAACATGTTCATGTTCCTGCTGCGCTTCATGGGCAGCCGCGAATAA
- a CDS encoding DUF2163 domain-containing protein: protein MTALTDMLAGPLCAFAFCWRLERRDGVTLGLTSHDRPITMNGLTYRPAPGLVPGALLRGGDGTAELTDVRGALSSAAITQDDLDAGRWDGATLLLHLTDWARPGELWLELARGTLGSVEQQGESYSVALRSHIGAMLDRPVTPVTSPTCRAQLGDRACRVDLRPLRMVVVIEDVADDAVTCAGLGPGAYPFGNLRWLDGANAGLVQTIIDQDDARLFLSEPPPFPVATGSRALLTQGCDKRLATCAARFANAANFRGEPHLPGMDLLTRYPGS from the coding sequence ATGACCGCGCTGACCGACATGCTCGCCGGGCCGCTCTGCGCCTTCGCCTTCTGCTGGCGGCTGGAACGGCGCGACGGCGTAACGCTTGGCCTCACCAGCCATGACCGACCGATCACCATGAACGGGCTCACTTATCGCCCCGCGCCCGGCCTTGTACCCGGCGCCCTGCTGCGCGGCGGCGACGGTACGGCGGAACTGACCGACGTGCGCGGCGCGCTCAGCTCCGCCGCGATCACGCAGGATGACCTCGACGCGGGGCGATGGGACGGCGCGACGCTGCTGCTGCATCTCACCGACTGGGCGCGGCCCGGCGAACTCTGGCTGGAGCTGGCGCGCGGCACGCTGGGCAGCGTCGAGCAGCAGGGCGAAAGCTATTCGGTGGCGCTGCGCTCGCACATCGGGGCGATGCTCGACAGGCCGGTGACGCCAGTCACCAGCCCGACCTGCCGGGCGCAGCTTGGCGACCGGGCCTGCCGGGTCGACCTGCGGCCGCTGCGCATGGTCGTGGTAATCGAAGACGTGGCGGACGATGCCGTGACATGCGCCGGACTGGGCCCGGGCGCCTATCCCTTCGGCAACCTGCGCTGGCTCGATGGCGCGAATGCCGGGCTGGTGCAGACGATCATCGATCAGGATGACGCGCGTCTCTTCCTGTCGGAACCGCCGCCCTTTCCGGTCGCCACGGGGAGCCGGGCGCTGCTGACGCAAGGCTGCGACAAGCGCCTCGCCACCTGCGCCGCCCGCTTCGCCAATGCCGCCAATTTTCGCGGCGAGCCGCATCTGCCGGGCATGGACCTGCTGACGCGCTATCCCGGGAGCTGA
- a CDS encoding DUF2793 domain-containing protein, giving the protein MATTDRLALPLLAAGQAQKEITHNEALALLDLAVQLIVESADIATPPADPGTGQCWIVTTGATGAWLDAEGAVAGWTSQGWLFLRPAAGWRAWTIDRGHELRFDGSAWVDGPVREDGFYVGGERVVSARQGAIADPTGGAVQDDQARIALLAILSALRTHGLVSL; this is encoded by the coding sequence ATGGCTACGACCGACCGGCTTGCCCTGCCGCTGCTTGCCGCCGGGCAAGCGCAAAAGGAGATCACGCATAATGAGGCGCTTGCGCTGCTCGATCTGGCCGTTCAGCTCATCGTGGAAAGCGCGGACATCGCCACGCCGCCCGCGGATCCCGGGACGGGCCAGTGCTGGATCGTAACGACCGGGGCCACCGGCGCATGGCTGGACGCGGAGGGCGCAGTCGCCGGCTGGACGAGCCAGGGCTGGCTGTTCCTGCGCCCGGCGGCGGGATGGCGCGCCTGGACAATCGACAGGGGCCATGAACTGCGTTTCGACGGATCGGCCTGGGTGGACGGCCCGGTGCGCGAGGATGGCTTCTATGTTGGGGGCGAGCGTGTTGTTTCCGCACGACAGGGGGCCATCGCCGACCCCACCGGTGGCGCGGTGCAGGACGATCAGGCACGGATCGCTCTGCTCGCCATTCTTTCCGCCCTGCGCACTCATGGCCTCGTTTCACTTTAA
- the gp17 gene encoding tail completion protein gp17 — protein sequence MSGAVAVRGAILAALRDDAALMALVNLVADGERMKASPPWLLVGDPAGTGWGARGVDGLALRQPLLLTVRSDDSVRMTSAIERIDSVLRAMEGDLGTWRITALNRARTSIAHGRTAWRASLDYAVRIARLH from the coding sequence ATGAGCGGCGCCGTCGCCGTGCGCGGCGCGATCCTCGCGGCGTTGCGGGACGACGCGGCGCTCATGGCGCTGGTCAACCTTGTCGCCGATGGCGAGCGGATGAAGGCCAGCCCGCCCTGGCTGCTGGTCGGCGATCCGGCGGGAACCGGCTGGGGGGCGCGGGGCGTGGACGGGCTGGCCCTGCGCCAGCCGCTGCTGCTGACGGTGCGCAGCGACGATTCCGTCCGGATGACATCGGCGATCGAGCGGATCGACAGCGTGCTCCGCGCCATGGAGGGCGATCTGGGCACGTGGCGGATCACCGCTCTGAACCGGGCGCGCACGAGCATTGCCCATGGGCGGACGGCCTGGCGCGCGAGCCTCGATTATGCCGTGCGGATCGCACGGCTGCACTGA
- a CDS encoding phage major tail protein, TP901-1 family has protein sequence MAVEKGSAFLLKIGDGGAPVTYATIAGLRATQLSVNGEAVNITSKDSGGWRQLLPGAGVRSVSVSGAGIFTGSAAEVRLRDHALGGAIDDYELSFESGERLRGRFLVTRLDYAGDYNGERTYTLSLESSGAVSAL, from the coding sequence ATGGCAGTGGAGAAGGGCAGTGCATTCCTGCTCAAGATCGGCGACGGCGGTGCGCCGGTGACTTACGCGACCATCGCCGGGCTGCGCGCGACGCAGCTCTCCGTGAATGGCGAGGCCGTGAACATCACGTCCAAGGATTCGGGGGGCTGGCGGCAATTGCTGCCGGGCGCGGGCGTACGCTCGGTGAGCGTGTCGGGCGCGGGCATCTTCACCGGCTCGGCAGCGGAAGTGCGGCTGCGCGACCATGCGCTGGGCGGCGCGATCGACGACTATGAGCTGAGCTTTGAAAGCGGGGAGCGGCTGCGCGGTCGCTTCCTCGTGACGCGGCTCGACTATGCCGGGGACTATAATGGCGAGCGGACCTACACGCTCAGCCTGGAAAGTTCCGGCGCGGTGAGCGCGCTGTGA